In the genome of Fusarium poae strain DAOMC 252244 chromosome 1, whole genome shotgun sequence, the window ACATATGGATTTTGATGTTGAAAAATCCTAGAGTTGCATTGCAGTTCCTACCGCCCCTACTGCAGCCTCTCGTGCTCTGCGGACCTCATCCCGCCTTTCTTCGTTCTCCTCCTTGATCCGttcctcaacatcatctctGACACCACCAAGGTCGGGAGGTATCGTCTGGAACTGAACGCTTGGTGCTGCCTCCACAAAGCGAAGTTGTTCTGTAACATGCTGCACAATCTCTTGCAAGCGTTTCGTTGGGTTTTTGTTCACTCGGGGTTCACCCAAAATTTGTTCTAGAGTAGGGAAGAGAGTATCCTGTCGGAAATGATCGCGCCAGGGGGCATGCTCTGGAAGGATGGGGTTGATCTTGTCCTGGGCGTTGATTGCGATACTAGTCTCATATGTCCATGCCCTGGCCACGTTTCGGGGAGTATACCCGCCACCTCCAAAAAGAATCATGGGAATGCCCATGTCCTTGCAGAACTTGACGCAAGCTCCGTGACCTTGAACTTGAAGGTTGAAGCGACCAAGACGGTCACCGGCTAGAGAGTCAGCACCGCATTGCAGCGCGATGGCACCCGGTCGGAACTTTTCGACGATCTTGCCAATCACGGTATTGAATAAATGGTCATATTGTTCGTCAGTGATACCATCATTCAAGGGCACATTGAAGGCATGGTGAGCACCGGGATTGTGCTCGCTCTTGGGGCCGTTGTCGTCAAGAGCGCCAGTACCAGGAAAGAAGTTGTTTGGGTCATATTTATGAAAAGAGACAGTCATGACTCTGTCAGTagagaagaaggcttctTCTACTCCGTCGCCGTGATGGACATCGATGTCGATGTACAAGACTCGGGGATAATGGCGAAGGAGTTGGAGGATAGCAATCACAATGTCATTGATGTAGCAGAACCCGGACGCTTCAGACCTCTTGGCATGATGAAGGCCACCACCCCAAGAGATGGCGATATCAGACTGCTTTGAGCAAATCTTTCTGGCTGCATCAAGGGACCCGCCAGCGGACAAAGAACAATAGTTGAATAGGCCGTCAAAGAGGGGACAGTCAGATCCACCTAGGTTGAACTTCAGGTCGACTCCTTGGTTTTCGAGATCTCGAGGTACTGGCTCAGGCAGTACTGTGCCGAGGAAGTCCAGGTAGTCTGAGGAGTGAAACTCGGCGAGTTCTTCATACGTGGCTGACCTGGAGATATAATTGTCCATCGCAAAAGACATGCCGTAAGAGTAAATGAGACTCTTGGAAAGAGTTAACCGCCAGGGTTTCATGGGATGAGTAACACCAAAGTGATGTTCCTCGATGTCCGGGTTACAGTGAAAGGATACATTGTACCCCTTGGGTCGGGAGATGCCGGACTCTTCGGCGAGACGTTTGCATTTGTTGTAGAATTTGGCATTTTCCATCTCACTGGCTAAGCCGAGCGGAGTGTTGGAGTACTCTTCCACGAGAGAGTTGTCGCGATCATCGTCTGGTATATGTGGAAGATAGTTTGGCTTTGGCACCCGGTACCTGTAGGCGTCTATATCCATTGCCACGGGTGTACAAGTGATCCCTGTTGGGAATCTTTTATGCAATATAGAATGCGACGCAGCTGGTTGACGgatgagtgagtgagtgggCGACTCTGAGCAGGTTAGTTTGTTAAGCCCAGTGAGTTTCAAAGAACAAGTCTTGCACTATGAGTTTGTGGTGGTTCAATAGAACAGAATACGCGAAGTACAGTGTTGCCAATAAACGACGCTCATGCAGGAAGTTGGCGGTTGAGCTGtgtgagttgagttgatgtAGCTGGTAAAATGAATGGCTTCAGATGTTCAAAGTCGAAAATGACAAATGCAATGGAGCGGCAACTGTtagctaggtaggtacctacctagcagCAGGCCTAGGCACTGAGGTAGGTGCACTAGGGAGTGCCTGCTATATTAGACTGATGAGTACCGCCCCCAGTGAAGTGAACTAACAATGTTCTGGCTCGGAAACCCTTGCTTTCTCAACTTTAGAGACTCGTTGTTGGATGGAAATTGCCAGGAACCACCTGCAGATTCCACCATCTTGATCTATCTATACCGTATAAAGTCTAGGCTAGGtatctacctactaagtCATTGGCAGCCCAGACTTGTGGCTGCAGCATGTGGCGGTGATTGAAAGGCTGGCACTGAAGGCGATTAAACGTCACTTGACCTCTTTAGGTTGCTTGCTGCCTCACAAAACTTACACCTCATGCCTCTCCACCTTTTCCCTATTCTTCATCCTGTCGTATTCAAAGAAAGCGCTCCTTCGAAAGAGAACAAACATCAATCCAAGGCTGCTTCTTGTATTCTCTTTGACTGGATTGAGCTGCGCTGACTGAGCACTGCAATCCACCTCAAAATCATCATCTCAAATAAAAGgaacaagcgagtgcaagtGGGTATTGAGGTGAGCTGAGCCGAGTCATTCATGCTGATTCCTCTCTGCGTTCTTCTTTGAATCTTGTATCTTGAATCTTGgcttgcttttgcttttgcttttggCGTTGCTTGCGACAGCCAAAGTCTGCCCCCTGCACTTTCCTCTGTACTGTACGGGGACCGCTTGCCTTGCATtttccaaaaaaaaaaaaaagtcacTCCTTGTCCTGCCTTTCGTCTTGATTTGACCGAGAACAGACCAATCCACTTGTCGGATTGTCTCATACTTCTTCTATTCTTCTTGATCTGCATCCGTTCACATATAAATACATACGTTCACTGGCCTGACGGTACAGCACTATCTGTCGAACGGTTTTTGAGAGCTTCGACTTTGTCGCAACCGCATTTCTCTGTTAGCTCTTATCGCGTCGCATTCTTATCGTTAATAATCATGCCTAGAGACGATTTGTCCATCGACTTCGTCAAGAGGATGCCTCAAGCcgagcccctcgaccccggCATAATCCTCGAAGATTGGATCAATCGAGTCCAAAATCTCCCCGAAGAGATTCAATTCGTCCAAAGCGAGGTTGCCGACAAAGACCGCCAATACAACGAGTGCATCCGTATAATCGAGGATCGCGACGGAAAGATTCAAAAATGGATCAAGACCAACGGAAGCCACGAGCCAAACCCTAAGGAGGAGCTTCTTCGAGCCCAGGTTCGCGAGAACTATGCTCGAGCAGATCAGCTGTCCCAGGAAAAGATTGTTTTACACCAGAAGATGCAGCTCTTAATGGACAAGCACCTACGGAACTTGGACTCTCAGATCAAGCAGCTTTACGACAGAGCCGAACCTGGCTTCACTGACCCCGACGAGGTCCCGTCCTTGCTCCGACCAAGCGCCGCGAACCATACCGCTCCCTCGATTCGCGCCATTAACCCAGCGAGCCACATGACGACTACCGCTGGCCCATCTACCCCTCTCACTGCCGCCGCGCAAACCTCGTCAAACCCTACCCTCGCTCGACTTCCCAATCACCCAAATGTCCGACACGCACAGGCTCAGCAGCATGCCGCATCCGCTCCTGCAACACCTGCGGCCAGCATAATCCTGAATAGACAAAGAGAGGGATCAGCTGGGCCTGCAACGAAGCGGGCTCCTCGTATAAACCCTGCTTTGGGTACTCTGCCAAGTGCGTCTAGTGGTTTGGCAAGACACTCCTCGCTCGGTCCAGGCACCCCTAAGGGAGGTGCACCTGGAGGAGCAGGGCTGACAAGAGCAGGAAGTGCAGGTCCCAGAGCGGGTTCTGTCAAGTCAACAGGAACAGTGAGCGGGCGTCGAGGTACTCCAACTGGTGGAGCAAGAAAAAAGATGCCCAATAAGTCGAATCTATCGCGAGTAAAGAAGGCCTCGAACCGGAACTCCCCTGCGGCGACGAATGATAGCGAGCTTTCGGATGTTGACAGCGGTAgtggggaagaagaagagggcgCCGACGGTCGATCAAGGGGTACGCCCGTGGCCGACGGTAAAGATATGGACGGCGATGACATAATAGGGGAtgctgatgaagatgatgaagaggctGGTGACGACAAGAAATATTGCCTGTGCCATAATGTTAGCTACGGCGATATGGTTGCATGCGACAATGACAATTGTCCTTACGAGTGGTTCCACTGGTCCTGCGTTGGTCTCAAAAGCGAGCCCAACGGGACGTGGTACTGCCCAGTGTGTGCTGAGAAGTTTAAGAAGAGCAAGTAGCCTTGGTTATATATGGGGTTTTGGATGGGACAAAATCGAGTGCTTTGGTAGCAAAGTAACACACACTCGGTAAGGTGGGAGAGCACCGGCGTTAACGGGATGGTATATACCCATACTGCTTCACGTAGCCAGTATCTGGCCCTTTGGTTGAAAGTTGAAAGAACAAAAACTAGGAATATACTCTGATTACTTTGACCGTTTAATTATCCTTCTATTTGACTTTCTTTTGAGACATTACGCAGGTCCGAGAACGCATTCGACGACACCACGTCTAACCCCCTCCGCCTCTTCTCGCAGTTGCTCTACCTTGGCACCTTTTTGACGTGCCTTGTCAATAAAATCATCGAGTGAACCGCCGACACCAAAGTACAAACGTTTTGCGCCGATATAGGCGCCCGCTTGGCTGCCCTCGGTACCTCGCTCCCTTTCCAGGATCAAGAAGAGGGTCTCAAGGAAAGCTTGGAGGGCAAACGGCGAATAGATTGTCTCGGCGCCCAGGACTAATGTAGCGCTTGGTTGACCATGCCCTGAAGGCAGAGTGTAGAGGAGATCCACAAACTCTTGTGACCATGCTCCGGAAACGAAAGAAAGTGTGATGTTTGATTCTTGAAGGAACTGC includes:
- a CDS encoding hypothetical protein (BUSCO:16267at5125), with product MDIDAYRYRVPKPNYLPHIPDDDRDNSLVEEYSNTPLGLASEMENAKFYNKCKRLAEESGISRPKGYNVSFHCNPDIEEHHFGVTHPMKPWRLTLSKSLIYSYGMSFAMDNYISRSATYEELAEFHSSDYLDFLGTVLPEPVPRDLENQGVDLKFNLGGSDCPLFDGLFNYCSLSAGGSLDAARKICSKQSDIAISWGGGLHHAKRSEASGFCYINDIVIAILQLLRHYPRVLYIDIDVHHGDGVEEAFFSTDRVMTVSFHKYDPNNFFPGTGALDDNGPKSEHNPGAHHAFNVPLNDGITDEQYDHLFNTVIGKIVEKFRPGAIALQCGADSLAGDRLGRFNLQVQGHGACVKFCKDMGIPMILFGGGGYTPRNVARAWTYETSIAINAQDKINPILPEHAPWRDHFRQDTLFPTLEQILGEPRVNKNPTKRLQEIVQHVTEQLRFVEAAPSVQFQTIPPDLGGVRDDVEERIKEENEERRDEVRRAREAAVGAVGTAMQL